In one window of Prosthecobacter fusiformis DNA:
- a CDS encoding metal ABC transporter ATP-binding protein, which yields MVKHAPPDQAHRKEHVCWGGGGCTHSHAHRLEVNNLRVSYQEVLALDGITFGTECGRSIALIGPNGAGKSTLLKALAGLLRADSGSILWRGKPLTRSSYEIAYLPQRGDVDWNFPITVRGLVEMGRYPNLGWWRKYSRHDAEIVQRALTTMNLLDLQDRQISALSGGQQQRTFIARALAQEAHVLLLDEPFTGLDRPAQQNLARLFRELTAEGRLLIASHHDLQTVEGNFDDVLLIKRTQVVFGEVATAFTPERIAEAYDH from the coding sequence ACTCCCATGCCCACCGGCTGGAGGTGAACAATTTGCGTGTCAGCTATCAAGAGGTACTGGCGCTGGATGGAATCACTTTTGGTACGGAGTGCGGGCGCAGCATCGCCCTCATCGGCCCGAATGGTGCAGGCAAAAGTACACTCCTGAAAGCACTGGCTGGCCTGCTGCGTGCGGACAGTGGCAGCATCTTGTGGCGTGGGAAGCCGCTCACGCGCAGCAGCTACGAAATCGCCTACCTGCCGCAGCGCGGGGATGTGGACTGGAACTTTCCTATTACGGTACGTGGATTGGTTGAAATGGGACGTTACCCCAATCTGGGTTGGTGGCGAAAGTATTCCCGGCATGATGCGGAGATCGTCCAGCGTGCCCTGACGACCATGAACCTGCTGGATCTGCAGGACCGGCAGATCAGCGCTCTTTCAGGCGGCCAGCAGCAGCGCACTTTTATCGCCCGCGCTCTGGCCCAGGAGGCGCATGTGTTGCTGCTGGATGAACCCTTCACCGGTCTGGACAGGCCGGCCCAGCAGAATCTGGCGCGGCTTTTTCGCGAACTGACTGCGGAAGGAAGACTCCTCATCGCCAGCCACCACGACCTGCAAACGGTGGAAGGAAACTTCGATGACGTGCTTTTGATTAAACGCACCCAGGTCGTCTTTGGGGAAGTGGCCACCGCTTTCACTCCGGAGCGTATTGCGGAGGCCTATGACCACTGA
- a CDS encoding metal ABC transporter permease: MPADLPSLSEFLAEPIARRALLACLMIGFANGFVSAFVVLRKSALKVGTLSHALLPGIALAVLMVGLTQWSALAGALFAALLVGLGSIFLSRTSRLDQDTSMGILYTTAFAGGYLILTQLNVRQKLDEWLFGSIVGMADSDMWIAFGISAIAVLSLTALQRPLLIYLFEPNIAASLGVPVRFLNYATFGITILVLISSLQAVGCILSVGLMVAPAATVYLLTNNARTLFWGGGLIGAFGSVLAFFLSYPLGWSVSASIIVVLGGLFLLAYIFSPRYGLFSKRGRV, translated from the coding sequence ATGCCTGCTGACCTGCCATCTCTTTCTGAATTTCTGGCTGAACCCATCGCCCGGCGGGCCTTGCTGGCCTGCCTGATGATCGGCTTTGCCAATGGCTTTGTGAGCGCCTTTGTGGTGCTGCGGAAGTCTGCACTGAAGGTGGGCACGCTGTCCCACGCCCTGCTGCCCGGCATTGCCCTGGCGGTGCTCATGGTGGGGCTCACGCAGTGGAGCGCGCTGGCGGGTGCGCTTTTTGCCGCACTTTTGGTTGGGCTGGGATCCATCTTTCTTTCCCGCACCTCGCGTCTGGACCAGGATACTTCCATGGGCATCCTTTATACCACGGCGTTTGCCGGCGGGTATCTGATCCTGACCCAGCTCAATGTGCGGCAGAAGCTGGATGAGTGGCTCTTTGGCAGCATTGTCGGCATGGCGGACAGTGATATGTGGATCGCCTTTGGCATCAGTGCCATCGCGGTGCTCTCCCTCACTGCCTTGCAGCGTCCGCTGCTGATATATCTCTTTGAGCCGAACATCGCCGCCAGTCTCGGCGTGCCTGTGCGCTTTCTTAACTACGCTACTTTTGGCATCACGATTTTAGTTCTGATCTCGTCGCTTCAGGCGGTGGGTTGCATTCTGAGCGTGGGGCTGATGGTGGCCCCGGCAGCCACGGTTTATTTGCTGACGAACAATGCACGCACCCTGTTTTGGGGTGGGGGCCTCATCGGGGCATTTGGCTCGGTCCTGGCTTTCTTTTTGAGTTACCCTTTAGGCTGGTCCGTCAGTGCCAGCATCATCGTGGTGCTCGGCGGGCTGTTCTTGCTGGCTTATATTTTCAGTCCGCGATACGGCCTGTTTAGTAAGCGTGGACGAGTATAG
- a CDS encoding TonB-dependent receptor, translated as MSLFTSPAASSYSSGTVVAALLLTAWLASPACGQTVEELPEVVVLAERTGTSGVGAALVEWDREALLKEAPRTVDEMLAREPSFSLYRRQSSMFGNPTSAGVSLRNTGATAASRTLVLLDGIPQNDPFGGWVYWARYDPATLDSIRIVPFAQSAVWGNQSPAGVVHMSSHSPFEERHTIRAGGGSQGTLSGSMVHVMSNAEKTRAVSFSAFGLHTDGFYAVPPEQRGPIDRKLVTDVVGGDLKFAWVPATGLLVEPMVSYYKEERGNGTPLTGNSTEALDFALRITGEMDGWSWQALAYHQRREFESVFSSLDPARTMETVALNQYDVPSRSTGGALTVKRDDGGHWSFTGGADARAISGATHEDVGTFRRREAGGEQAMAGIFGLLEYRPDYLTRLAVSARLDGWRLTDGRRIETSLANGALLREDIQPDRNGIEPSASLELSRTLPQNVETRLSAGTSYRLPSLNELHRPFRVRNDIVEANPGLDPERFFSLEGGVTWKPVENFTLSAAVFHHWISDAIANVPVTDPAEIAEIFGVIPPGGTGAQRRNVDQARVYGIEAGMEWLPVEEVTFDLRGLWSQTEFSESPDQPLLKGKPFPQAPELRLIASGEWRATERLGFFAGWEYGSSQFDDALAQRAIPDYHSVRVGASWRVKNAVFQVRVENLFNEQIQTGLSGDGIRTVAAPRSLWLGVEWRF; from the coding sequence ATGTCCCTGTTCACCTCTCCCGCCGCCTCAAGCTACAGTTCTGGAACGGTGGTTGCCGCATTGTTGCTGACGGCATGGCTGGCTTCTCCAGCGTGCGGGCAGACTGTGGAAGAGCTGCCCGAGGTGGTGGTGCTGGCTGAGCGGACTGGTACATCGGGAGTCGGAGCGGCTCTGGTGGAGTGGGATCGTGAGGCGTTGCTGAAGGAGGCACCTCGAACGGTGGATGAAATGCTGGCACGCGAGCCTTCCTTTTCCCTCTACCGGCGGCAGTCATCCATGTTTGGAAACCCCACCTCGGCTGGCGTAAGTCTGCGAAATACAGGTGCCACGGCAGCGTCGCGCACCCTTGTTTTGCTGGATGGCATTCCACAAAATGATCCCTTTGGCGGCTGGGTTTACTGGGCACGTTACGACCCAGCCACGCTGGATTCTATACGGATTGTGCCTTTTGCCCAATCTGCCGTTTGGGGAAACCAGAGCCCGGCGGGTGTGGTGCATATGAGCAGCCATTCGCCTTTTGAAGAAAGGCATACCATCCGGGCAGGCGGCGGTAGCCAGGGCACGCTCAGCGGGTCCATGGTGCATGTGATGAGCAACGCGGAAAAGACACGGGCCGTTTCCTTTTCGGCCTTTGGTCTGCACACGGACGGGTTTTATGCGGTGCCACCTGAGCAGCGCGGCCCCATCGATAGGAAGCTGGTCACGGATGTCGTTGGGGGTGATTTAAAATTTGCCTGGGTTCCAGCGACGGGCCTTTTGGTGGAGCCGATGGTGTCCTATTATAAAGAGGAGCGTGGCAACGGTACCCCGCTTACGGGCAATTCAACGGAAGCCCTGGACTTTGCCCTGCGCATTACGGGTGAAATGGATGGCTGGTCCTGGCAGGCGCTGGCTTATCATCAGCGGCGGGAGTTTGAGTCCGTCTTCAGCTCACTGGACCCTGCGCGCACGATGGAGACGGTGGCGCTGAACCAGTATGATGTGCCATCCCGTAGCACGGGGGGAGCCCTGACGGTGAAGCGGGACGATGGCGGTCACTGGAGCTTCACCGGGGGTGCCGATGCACGGGCCATCAGTGGAGCCACCCATGAAGATGTGGGGACTTTTCGTCGCAGGGAAGCCGGTGGCGAGCAAGCTATGGCCGGCATCTTCGGCCTCCTCGAATATCGGCCCGATTATTTGACACGCCTCGCCGTCAGTGCGCGGCTGGATGGCTGGCGACTCACGGATGGCCGCCGCATCGAGACCTCTCTCGCGAACGGAGCTCTTCTGCGGGAAGACATCCAGCCGGACCGGAATGGCATTGAACCCTCGGCTTCCCTGGAACTCTCGCGCACCTTGCCACAGAATGTGGAAACGCGGCTGTCTGCCGGGACCTCCTATCGGCTGCCCAGCTTGAACGAGCTTCATCGGCCCTTCCGCGTGCGCAATGACATCGTGGAGGCCAATCCGGGTTTGGATCCTGAGCGTTTCTTCAGCCTGGAAGGCGGCGTGACCTGGAAGCCTGTGGAAAACTTCACGCTCAGTGCTGCCGTGTTTCATCACTGGATCTCGGATGCCATCGCCAATGTGCCTGTGACGGACCCTGCTGAAATCGCGGAGATCTTTGGAGTCATCCCGCCGGGTGGCACGGGTGCGCAGCGGCGGAACGTGGACCAGGCGCGTGTCTATGGAATCGAGGCCGGGATGGAATGGCTGCCGGTGGAGGAGGTCACCTTTGACCTGCGCGGACTGTGGTCACAGACGGAATTTAGTGAATCCCCGGACCAGCCTTTGCTCAAGGGTAAACCCTTCCCGCAGGCTCCCGAGCTGCGCTTGATCGCCAGCGGAGAATGGCGTGCGACGGAGCGGCTGGGTTTCTTTGCGGGGTGGGAATATGGATCGTCGCAGTTTGATGATGCCCTGGCCCAGCGAGCCATTCCGGATTACCATAGCGTGCGCGTCGGAGCCTCCTGGCGAGTGAAGAACGCGGTCTTCCAGGTGCGGGTGGAAAATCTCTTCAACGAGCAGATCCAGACCGGCCTCAGCGGAGACGGGATTCGCACCGTCGCCGCTCCGCGATCTTTGTGGTTAGGTGTGGAGTGGCGGTTTTGA